From a single Opisthocomus hoazin isolate bOpiHoa1 chromosome 6, bOpiHoa1.hap1, whole genome shotgun sequence genomic region:
- the MYOC gene encoding myocilin codes for MVGPWLLLWGGLALGCRAQTASVRRADDGAGRCTYSFTVASPVEAACPDAGGVPELRAELAALAARLSRLEGRERGAGGSGPRGAEAGAYGELLRAKSRLEEEKRRLERENEELGRRLESSAQEIARLQATRCPPGGEGPGRDALRVPSKAPRWDPQPLAYQELQSERTEVPASRLLEETALGRPGSEDSGCGELVWVGEPVVFGRADTIAGKYGVWMKDPEPVPPFTRETTWRVDAVGTEVRQLFQYEAAEQLARGYPAKVHVLPRPLESTGAVVYRGGLFFQPRRSRAVARYDLRGEAVTAEREIPGAGYHGQYPYAWGGYTDIDLAVDEMGLWVIYSTEKARGAIVLSKLDPETLEIRRTWETNIRKRGVANSFVICGILYTVSSYSAPNATINFAYDTATGASRVLSIPFENRFRYLSMVDYNPTERQLFAWDSFNMVTYPVRLSRP; via the exons ATGGTGGggccctggctgctgctctgggggGGCCTGGCCCTGGGCTGCCGGGCCCAGACGGCCTCTGTCCGGCGGGCCGATGACGGCGCCGGGCGCTGCACCTACTCCTTCACCGTGGCCAGCCCTGTCGAGGCCGCCTGCCCCGATGCCGGCGGCGTACCCGAGCTGCGGGCCGAGCTGGCCGCCCTGGCCGCCCGCCTGAGCCGGCTggagggccgggagcggggcgcggggggctcggggccgcggggagccgaGGCGGGGGCCTACGGCGAGCTGCTGCGGGCCAAGTCgcggctggaggaggagaagaggcgGCTGGAGCGGGAGAACGAGGAGCTGGGGAGGCGGCTGGAGAGCAGCGCCCAGGAGATCGCCCGGCTGCAGGCcacccgctgcccgcccggcggAGAGGGGCCCGGCCGCGACGCCCTGCGTGTCCCCAGCAAGG cccctcgctgggaCCCGCAGCCCCTCGCTTACCAGGAGCTGCAGTCGGAGAGAACGGAGGTTCCCGCGtcccggctgctggaggagaccgcACTTGGCCGCCCGGGGAGCGAGGACTCGG GCTGCGGCGAGCTGGTGTGGGTGGGGGAGCCCGTCGTCTTCGGCCGGGCAGACACCATCGCCGGCAAATACGGGGTGTGGATGAAGGACCCCGAGCCCGTGCCCCCCTTCACACGCGAGACCACCTGGCGCGTGGACGCGGTGGGCACGGAGGTGCGCCAGCTCTTCCAGTACGAGGCGGCCGAACAGCTGGCCCGGGGCTACCCTGCCAAGGTGCACGTCCTGCCACGGCCACTGGAGAGCACGGGGGCCGTCGTCTACCGCGGCGGGCTCTTCTTccagccccgccgctcccgcgccGTGGCTCGCTACGACCTGCGGGGAGAGGCCGTGACGGCCGAGAGGGAGATCCCTGGCGCCGGCTACCATGGGCAGTACCCCTACGCCTGGGGGGGCTACACTGACATCGACCTGGCGGTGGACGAGATGGGGCTCTGGGTCATCTACAGCACCGAGAAGGCCAGGGGCGCGATCGTCCTCTCCAAGCTGGACCCTGAGACGCTGGAGATCCGGCGGACCTGGGAGACCAACATCCGCAAGCGAGGGGTGGCCAACTCCTTCGTCATCTGCGGCATCCTCTACACCGTCAGCAGCTACTCGGCGCCCAACGCCACCATCAACTTCGCCTACGACACGGCCACCGGCGCCAGCCGGGTCCTCAGCATCCCCTTCGAGAACCGCTTCCGCTACCTCAGCATGGTGGACTACAACCCCACTGAGCGGCAGCTCTTCGCCTGGGACAGCTTCAACATGGTCACCTACCCCGT